The Glycine soja cultivar W05 chromosome 9, ASM419377v2, whole genome shotgun sequence sequence GTTACCTCCTTTCTCTATAATCTTCTCTTCTCCAGTATCCTCAAAAAAGATTTGATAAAACCCATTTTTGCATAAAGCATCAAATAGAGAACCATGACTCTATGCTAAAAATCTCTATAAATATTTTCCGCCTCAACATTCATTCTACCTTAAGTGtatattttaatcaatgttCAGTAAGTTAGATTATTAGGTTAAAGGTGTCTTGTTTTTGTGTcatcaaataattttcaaacCACAGCATATTTGTTCTACCTTCCATATTCCTCAATTAGTGTATTCTAAGttaatgtcatttttatttcaCAAGTCTCTATCTGTCCAAATTTACCCTTAAATACTAAGGGCTAAGGGTCTTTATATCTTAAAGTGGAGTGTGATGAAAAATCCAAAGCTACACTATTTCTATGATCATCATAATTGTACCCCGTCCCCTTTCCcatttatttgtcattttatattttcctatTTAACGTGATAGGAATGAATGAATTGCaacatcaactttttttaaCAAGTTTTCTCTTGTTTGGTCTTTGTTATGatggttcattttattattttttttttcttgcagattttatattttcctaTCTATCATGCTAGGAATCAATTAATTGCAATATCAACTTGTTTAAGTTTTCTCTCGTTTGCCTTTTGTTATTATCACTCATtttactatctttttttttgcaGACTTATATTCATAAGGAGACAGGCTTTCGCTGTCGGTCTTTGAAGGAGATTAAGAATTACGAGAAATATGGAAGTCCCCCTCGACGTCACAAAGTGAAAACACAAGCCAAAGAAGAAAGCAATgacaaaaccaaaaatgaaacAGAAGtgagtatatttattttaaaaaataagtagggCTAACAATGTATTCTCCAACACATTTTAGTATTGGTTAAAGTTTACTGACAACTACAAGCTCATGAGTAGAACTGAAAGTGATTAAAGAAACAGTAGTAGTACatccttttattattttcaatccaCATGAACAAGTAACAAAGAGTGCATTAGAGATAGtggtgatttttcttttcaaaattagaaaagtttagttctcttttatttatgGGGTGCATGTAAAGTTTGGCAttttaaatcacaattcaatgtgatattttaattttttccatcaatgtattcaagaaaaacaatatcattagtgattttcatattctttttagttttactaTCTAGGACGGTTTTTGGAAAATGATAACTATAATGAGTATGCTTCTTCAGGGTGTTTGGAATCTTTTTCATTGCTATTCAAAATGTTGTTATTaaatattgcaaaaaaaataatcaaacaaatgATGACTAATAATATATGAAAGTGATGTGAATATGCATATTTTGAATGTTATGTATTCTCCtatattataatgttttttatttttgtttacttttccagatgttttttactattaaaattCCTGGAATATTGAGAAATGTTTTTtgctaaagaaaagaacaaagaactggaaattgaactttttatttatttattttagagtttaTTGTAATTTATCACTATTCAacccaaaaaatttaatttctattgtcAATGTTTCCAGTAAATAATgtttatgacaaaaaaaatacctaTTGGAATCAACACAATATTCCTCACTAAATGTTTCATTCTTTGTCATGATTTTTTCAGGAAATGGTtgttgctcaaagaaaagcaaaaGCAGAAGTTATGAAAACTTTTGTTGAAGAGTTTCTTTCGGAAGCTTATTACAATCAGCTTCACATGTTCGACCCATAATCAATATAAATCAACTATTATATAATGTTCAAATCGACTGAAAAACATTATCATCAGTTTATTTAATACCTATGTTGACAACGTCCATGTGATTTAGGATtttcatatgattttattttgactTTCTATGTTGGATGAAATGACTTTCAGctatgctttttttcttttgggttaGTCTAACAATTTGCAAGAAAGATCTCAATCCATTGGTTCCTTTTCATGGTTGTGGATATTGGGTTAGGCTaggtatgtttttatttgaaataattttgtgtTTCATCTCTCTATTGTGATGAATCTGATTAATGGCATGCACAACTTATCTTTTACACATTGTGGGTGACTTACACTTCCAATGTTGATGTTAGCTTTGTAGGGTTGGGTACATATTTATTTGCTGGTTTTGTGGTTTGTTTACACTATTTACTAGACTAGTACACCAATTTTCACGTCTACTAAGTTGGacaagttttgtttttgttggaaaattgacttgaataatttctaaaacaattaataactataaattattaaattcaacTTCATAACATTTTCCATCacatttatgttaaaattttgaatGCAATTTCAATCCAATTTCGTCTAAAAATACGAAAACTTAAACTTAGTTAATGTTCATTGTATAAACAAACTCTTTCATATGGGCATTTGTATATTACCATTTAATTCCTATTTTACCCTTCTATAATCCTTAATTACTTAGAGTCTTGATATCTTAAATGGACTGTGATGAATAATTCTATAAGCTACTACATTCATAATCCCATCACCATGCCAACTTCCCCCATTCATTTCTCAATTtgtgtttttctattttacatGTTATGAATGAATTGCaacatcaactttttttaacatttttttatcattgttttctttttataaaattgctaattttttttaaaaaaatattttgcaattttatCTTCATGAAGAGAAAGGGTTTCAATGTCAATCTTTATTAAGGCCGAAAGATATAAGATGCACATAATTCGTACTCAGTGTTGTAGAGTGAAAAAACAAGATAAAGAAGAAAGCAATAATAgaactaaaaatgaaacaaaactgAGTACTTTATTTGCAAAATAAGGGGTTCTACCATCATACTCCCCAACACATCCTTTCTAGCTAATGCACCTTTTACCATTCCTTAGAGTTTAATAAGAACAAATTAATTCATGAGTGATGAATTTTAAATAGAGAGAGGgacacaattttataatttttaataaatttcaacaaatgACAAAGAAGGTGTTAAAGATGGTGATGCtagaatttctattttttaaattacaaaatttgaattctCCTTTATTTCCTGGGTGCATGTAAaggttgaaaatttaaattacaattccttgtcatattttaaatttcgccttcaatatttttagtaaaaagatTCTCATTAttgtcttactttttttttttgttttactaggaaattttggaaaataataatcatatagAGTATTTTTATTTGAGGTCTTTTTCATTACTGTTCAAAATGTtgttttaaaaagattaaataaattataaattttcaatataataataatactgacaatgaataatttttcataattttcaaataaatcagTTTGTTAGATCTAGAAGGTTTTTTTGAATGAATTGACATCTTACCTGTCTAACTAAATAAGATTTACTAGAAGTTGTGGCTTCATCTATTTTCTGAAAAGGTCCCATCTAAGGTTTGTTGTATGTTAGGTCATAGGCCTGTCACCTAGGTTTGATGtataattcttttgtttttttttccttaaagagCTTTAACTTAGATAGTATtatgaacagtaaaaaaatattatctaaaatactttaaagacaacaaataaaataaacaatttataataataaaaaataagattgaaagaaaaaaaataataaattataaggatttaaataatatttaagtcCATAATACTTTTCTTTTACATAAGTATTTACTCATTTATAATTTAcggtatattataaaaattgatacaaTTATTCTTagtcaatattttgtttttaaaataattcataaactTATCAGCTAAATTCATGATGTAtgagaatataaaattatattattgtaaTATATATGCTGAAATCAAATTAGTATCTTGAGTATAATAGAGATGCAgagaatttctttttatttcttttaatcataGTTAacttttcataaatataatttttttggttatttctcttttttgaaaatataaaaaaatattcaaaacaaaTGTTTTACAAGccacaaaatcataaaaaagaaagacagaAAACTAATCCAATTCAGTAATACAGTGCAAGGAATGGTATGTGTCATCCTAAACTTTCCCATCCCTatatatttaatcaataaatcatattagttaacttttcataaatataatttttttggttatttctcatttttgaaaatataaaaaatattcaaaacaaaTGTTTTGCAAGccacaaaatcataaaaaagaaagacagaAAACCAATCCAATTAAGCAATACAGTGCAAGGAATGGTATGTGTCATCCTAAACTTTCCCATCCCtatatatttcataataaattattctgatttattgattattaatttatgaccttatcaacaaaaaatattaaatttatttgtatttatgttttctttttcaaaaataatattaaaatacttggtagtatttattaaaaattgtaaaatgggTAATATAAAACTATATTGATGTaacaagtacattcaaatttttgtaggatGGAATTATTTATTAAGGATGGAATTATAATAGATTATTTCTCCTATGCTTAATATTTATGATAATGTATTGTGAAACATATTACTCAgctcaaatataaatttaaatgttgataaatatttaattttctttattatatgacttttatttatataaacataCTTTTACTCTTTTACtgtattatttatgatattagaaagtcaatacatttatttacaattgatattttgttttccaaatgttttattaaaataattatcaataaagttCATACTGAAAacatttagttatatttatgtaatttatatgatcaaatcaattttacatttaaaatatattattttttcaatggcctaatacatatattttttatttttaatagactTAAAGAGgtaatcttgttttattttgatttgttataATGTTATATTTCAGAAAATTTAGAAGAGGAAAATTTTCCTCAAAGTTAATTTGTCTAAATATTTAATTCCATGTATTATTATACTATATTGAGATTAAATACTTGACTTCTTAAACAAATTTTCAATTCATACATAGATACATATATTAGattcattacattttttattactcTTAGGTTAGACACCATTGGTGTTTCTCAACTCATTGAGTGAGTGATCAATCTCAATCTATTGTGTGATTGTTGGTAGTCCAAGAAATGTTTTTACAAAGGAAGGCAACTAAATTGagtttattatgttaaatagaTCATTCTCTCACCTATGAACCTAATCGGGTCTTACACCACGTCATCATTTTATGGGTTATTAAATTCCATACCTTTGTAACAATAACAATGGTAATacttatcaattaatttaaatatcttaaaaacattaatgattcaaaatatttaatgctatttttattcaaacaaaatatttaatgttatttatttttaatagtttttctaataaattatttgcTTTGAATGGACATTTATGACCatacaataaattattatatttattagaaaagagGTAAGAACCttcatacaaatatttaatttttttgaatatttgaaataaatatcaacaatcaataaatgtaccttttaatcaattttaatattttaaaaacattaatgcttccaaacatttaattttatttattattataagctcctataataaattatttatttttaactgacatttatgaccttacaataaattatttcatttattgatagttgatattttttttttctaaaatttatttcaagaacttcattagaaaatattatattgatagTATAAAAGTAAGAACCTTCGTACAAGGATTTATTAAAATTGTGTGTGCAAAACGGAGGTGAGTGCAAATTAGAGGAGTACCGCCTCACCCTTCAAGGTAAGGGGGTGAGAATCAATTAGAAAATTAGggattaaaacaatatttttttgatcatatgatatttgattaattaaaacatatacttagattaaaagaatatttttttggaaCATATGATATGCTGAAAATTCTTGAAGTTGATTCTAAATAGTTGTAAAGTTTGGGATatcttttatattgttttaattcATTCTCTTTGCATATCTCTACATATATGTGTGTAAAACTAATATGTAAATTGTTAGATTATATAacagtataatataatattcaattacgaata is a genomic window containing:
- the LOC114367444 gene encoding uncharacterized protein LOC114367444 isoform X3 yields the protein MTHSLNDVEAIHATPESICNPTNYNIGCDHVVNNQKNENETPPATQNSKPKRGRPFKTPPESIKNWYVIRKERKIANRFDTTYIHKETGFRCRSLKEIKNYEKYGSPPRRHKVKTQAKEESNDKTKNETEEMVVAQRKAKAEVMKTFVEEFLSEAYYNQLHMFDP